In Hermetia illucens chromosome 5, iHerIll2.2.curated.20191125, whole genome shotgun sequence, a single window of DNA contains:
- the LOC119658403 gene encoding adhesive plaque matrix protein: MITRRLIQTAILLTLCISCITASPPSEQLLPPPPAPYRRMPPAPHYRKVVVEPPGIMTRIARWFGINERPKEQQIEASYFQPQYKEAPYTNYYQGGPKAPCNLCNKDPWIPMFPGNLQYPLLKSEFPSHPQFKFNHHPNNNNFDAPSPHISLPTYRPPPPPNFTPLKRYPSTFSFPPGFKSIPPGGFRPPQNIPPFQKTSEPIPLPNLSQSPIPPLYDSVPFRDLSNNNHLLEPVESVTQFPLKQEVVPSQIPPNHGNEDASIEIIKSIPLKEFTSSVEYPIDVIQSPIVDLTISNPSPSSTVSPQPPILYSEQSNHISSSPAFEEHFAPTVHPHPAEVSILPQPTEPPITVQQPVHENYVTSISPQNNDNHFLPEVPKLTELGSYSPNLVPRQESFFSSPIVAYTEADSHAAASSHNVSYRNENNLDIGNFGHNIQNAYNPSTLGPPTTFSGEPFTTTEPPTTIPSIVPFEPHLEKKNRETPKHLLDSPIYYTPGSSPRPFTRDPSEIQFRNAGVDHPNSLWQSSPTATPWAFVPTPTSPYSTSLEASGVFAGISPPALYQSTPHPFEYRQNQRAKQVKQIVIPYTIDDKPTPFKVRFELNDQPAEDERYIQWANSHEIDLHEQQESKVVTATESPATISKTTKFLTKILASNIRELLRREHENKNKSRNSFDLVKLQKNIDDWTEQEFTSHTHKASTVSGRGRSKNIPNEYLTTTPSLTQLKELNLSTEPPSTPKNHATLLDNFELKKYEALTKLVDDNRIESFEAAAQLRTTTTESPHISPFYVRTVPPTPPTQAPQELWNHLKVSISPLTKEKVYVVTPQNHKVQTPAPGDNVGTFKSPRFLVRPTPGVSQSNKINSTNAFTPELFGLMGVSAYSPPAPVETLDGHSKVITIVTPSSFNKKRSAELERPTTTTPSAVPSTNQPKSS, from the exons ATCACTCGTCGACTCATACAAACAGCGATACTTTTAACACTATGCATATCCTGCATAACCGCTTCACCGCCATCCGAGCAACTGCTTCCACCGCCACCCGCTCCATATCGTCGAATGCCACCCGCTCCCCACTATCGAAAAGTAGTTGTTGAGCCACCCGGAATTATGACGCGAATAGCAAGATGGTTCGGTATAAATGAAAGGCCAAAGGAGCAACAAATAGAGGCAAGCTACTTCCAGCCTCAATACAAAGAAGCACCATACACCAACTATTATCAAGGTGGACCTAAGGCGCCATGCAATCTCTGCAATAAGGACCCGTGGATACCTATGTTTCCCGGAAATCTTCAGTATCCACTGCTGAAAAGCGAGTTTCCGTCACATCCACAATTTAAATTCAATCATCATCCAAATAATAACAACTTTGATGCACCTTCACCACACATTTCCTTGCCAACGTATAGGCCACCGCCACCGCCCAATTTCACGCCTTTGAAAAGATATCCTTCAACATTCAGTTTTCCGCCTGGATTTAAATCTATACCACCCGGAGGATTCCGACCACCACAAAACATCCCACCATTCCAGAAAACCTCAGAACCAATTCCACTTCCGAATTTAAGTCAATCACCAATCCCTCCTCTATACGATTCTGTTCCATTCCGAGACCTTTCCAACAACAACCATTTATTGGAACCAGTTGAGTCAGTCACCCAGTTTCCTTTGAAACAAGAGGTAGTTCCGTCACAAATTCCGCCTAACCACGGAAACGAAGATGCGAGTATTGAAATTATCAAAAGTATTCCTTTGAAGGAGTTCACTTCTTCAGTGGAGTATCCTATAGATGTGATACAATCTCCTATTGTGGACTTAACAATAAGTAACCCATCTCCCTCCTCGACAGTATCTCCTCAACCTCCCATTTTGTACTCAGAACAATCAAACCACATAAGTTCTTCACCAGCTTTTGAGGAACACTTTGCACCCACTGTACATCCACATCCTGCGGAGGTATCGATCCTACCACAACCTACCGAGCCGCCTATCACCGTCCAGCAACcagttcatgaaaattatgtTACTTCCATTTCCCCTCAAAACAATGACAATCATTTTCTACCAGAAGTCCCAAAACTAACCGAACTAGGCAGTTACAGCCCAAACTTAGTTCCACGTCAAGAAAGTTTCTTTTCTAGTCCTATTGTGGCCTATACGGAAGCAGACAGTCATGCAGCGGCATCATCCCACAATGTCTCAtacagaaatgaaaataatttggatATTGGAAACTTTGGGCACAATATACAGAATGCCTATAACCCCAGTACATTGGGGCCACCAACAACATTTTCCGGAGAACCCTTCACTACAACGGAGCCACCCACAACAATACCATCAATAGTTCCTTTCGAGCCGCACTTGGAAAAGAAGAATCGTGAAACGCCGAAACACCTCTTGGATTCGCCAATCTACTATACGCCCGGAAGTTCACCACGCCCATTCACTAGAGATCCAAGTGAAATACAATTCCGAAATGCTGGTGTTGACCATCCGAACAGCTTATGGCAATCTTCACCTACTGCAACTCCTTGGGCTTTCGTCCCTACGCCAACTTCACCTTATTCCACCTCCCTAGAGGCAAGCGGTGTATTTGCTGGGATTTCTCCTCCAGCTCTCTATCAGTCCACCCCCCATCCCTTCGAATATCGGCAAAATCAACGCGCAAAGCAAGTTAAACAAATTGTGATACCTTACACCATTGACGATAAGCCCACCCCCTTCAAAGTGCGTTTTGAACTTAATGACCAACCCGCTGAGGATGAGCGATATATTCAATGGGCGAACTCCCATGAAATTGACCTCCATGAACAGCAAGAATCAAAGGTAGTCACAGCAACGGAGTCTCCTGCAACGATTTCGAAAACAACGAAATTTTTAACGAAGATCCTGGCCTCAAATATCCGAGAGCTTCTCAGGCGAGAACATGAAAACAAGAATAAGTCAAGGAACTCATTTGACTTGGTGAAACTCCAGAAAAATATCGACGACTGGACGGAACAGGAGTTCACATCACACACCCACAAAGCAAGCACCGTATCAGGACGAGGTCGATCGAAAAACATCCCCAACGAATATTTAACGACAACGCCTTCCTTAACACAACTGAAAGAATTAAATTTGTCTACGGAACCACCGTCAACTCCTAAAAACCATGCGACCTTGCTTGATAACTTCGAACTGAAAAAATATGAGGCACTGACGAAGCTAGTTGATGACAACCGAATTGAATCGTTTGAAGCCGCGGCACAACTTAGAACCACCACAACTGAGAGTCCTCATATTTCTCCGTTTTATGTTAGGACAGTCCCTCCGACTCCACCGACCCAAGCACCTCAGGAATTGTGGAATCATTTGAAGGTTTCGATTTCGCCATTAACGAAGGAAAAGGTCTACGTGGTGACACCGCAGAATCATAAGGTTCAGACACCAGCACCCGGAGATAATGTGGGTACCTTCAAGTCCCCAAGGTTTCTGGTACGACCGACACCAGGAGTGA GTCAGTCCAATAAAATCAACAGTACAAACGCCTTTACACCCGAACTATTTGGCTTAATGGGGGTATCAGCTTACAGTCCACCGGCACCGGTTGAAACTCTCGATGGTCATTCAAAA GTAATCACCATCGTCACTCCATCCAGCTTCAATAAGAAGAGGTCAGCCGAATTGGAGCGTCCAACAACAACCACCCCGTCTGCAGTGCCGTCTACAAATCAACCAAAATCCAGTTAA